A stretch of the Bombyx mori chromosome 12, ASM3026992v2 genome encodes the following:
- the LOC101744378 gene encoding putative fatty acyl-CoA reductase CG5065, translated as ILQGLIEKLLYSCVGIENIYVLIREKEEESADQRLKKIIDSSAFDRVKKQDINVLNKIVTVPGNISEKNLGLTTEHLKIIQEKVSVVFHVAATVKFNEELSKAMAVNVNGTLEIISLCRRINKLEALIQVSTAFSNSDRKHIEEIVYCNNVDFEGLKSLTDFWSGDEDDVKRLLGKKPNTYTYTKALAEEYVMKYGKDLPIAIIRPSIIISAIKEPSQGWIDSWNGSTGTFGGMSSGVMKVMFGSGSNVADLVPLDIVVNLIIVAATKCKRSSLKVYNCCTGTSNPITYSRAEVIIRRATYKYSLNQLPFPFMVFTNSRLVYTLLRFILQIVPAFLIDLWSLFNGKKAIQMKIQHRITRTLDLMKFFMINEWHFEDSNTRELFENMSEEDKNVFNFDLKSIDWDSCIENYVVGIHKYLLKKSNISIKI; from the exons attttgcagGGGCTAATAGAAAAGTTATTATACAGTTGTGTTggtattgaaaatatttatgttttgattCGCGAAAAGGAAGAGGAATCCGCTGATCAAAGATTAAAGAAAATAATCGATTCTTCA GCGTTCGATAGGGTGAAAAAACAagatattaatgttttaaacaaaattgtgaCGGTACCAGGAAACATTTCGGAGAAAAATCTTGGACTGACAACTGAACATCTGAAAATTATCCAAGAAAAG GTCTCAGTAGTATTTCATGTAGCGGCTACTGTAAAATTTAACGAAGAACTAAGTAAGGCAATGGCAGTCAATGTGAACGGAACGTTGGAGATTATATCTTTGTGCCGTCGAATTAATAAGTTAGAG gCTCTCATTCAAGTATCGACCGCATTCAGCAATTCGGACAGAAAACACATTGAGGAGATTGTTTATTGCAATAATGTCGACTTCGAAGGCCTCAAAAGCCTTACTGATTTCTGGTCCGGTGACGAGGATGACGTCAAACGTCTATTAG GAAAAAAGCCCAATACATACACGTATACTAAGGCATTGGCGGAGGAGTACGTTATGAAATATGGGAAAGACCTGCCTATTGCGATAATAAGACCATCTATAA ttATATCTGCAATAAAAGAACCTAGCCAGGGATGGATTGATAGCTGGAATGGATCCACGGGGACGTTTGGTGGCATGAGTTCTGGTGTTATGAAGGTCATGTTTGGAAGTGGAAGCAATGTTGCTGATTTAGTGCCATTGGATATTGTAGTTAATCTCATAATAGTGGCTGCCACCAAATGTAAAAG atcCTCGTTAAAAGTTTACAACTGTTGCACAGGGACATCTAATCCAATCACATATAGCCGTGCCGAAGTCATAATCAGAAGAGCGACGTACAAATATTCACTGA ATCAGCTGCCCTTTCCTTTCATGGTTTTTACAAACAGTAGATTGGTTTATACATTACTGCGGTTCATCCTACAAATAGTACCCGCTTTTTTGATTGATCTATGGTCACTGTTTAATGGAAAGAAAGCAAT ACAAATGAAGATACAACACCGCATCACTAGGACTCTTGATCTCATGAAGTTTTTCATGATTAACGAGTGGCATTTCGAGGACAGCAATACGCGTGAACTATTTGAAAATATGTCGGAAGAGGACAAAAACGTATTCAACTTTGACTTGAAGTCAATCGATTGGGATTCATGCATAGAAAATTACGTAGTCGGTATACATaagtatttgttaaaaaaatcaaatatttcaataaaaatatga